The following are encoded together in the Acidobacteriota bacterium genome:
- a CDS encoding NlpC/P60 family protein: MIELTATGLAALRAHVEREWPREAGGLIVGGGFFALPNRHPEPERGYEFHQADLDGAAAVVHSHPDGAPFPSREDMKSQVAVGLPHGIVPMTGASVSATGAAAPDEPREVVAGEPFFWPDMDRPYVGRPYRHGVTDCFTLVRDWYRRECGIELPPVAYEWRWDETSPELDLYSSWRRRLGWSAVDPSRARPGDIVLLRMAGGAVADHAGVLLEDGLLLHHPSLKPYDPTSLSRRTPLSRLARWIVEVARPLEASS; encoded by the coding sequence ATGATCGAACTGACGGCGACAGGCCTGGCGGCGCTGCGTGCCCATGTGGAGCGCGAGTGGCCGCGGGAGGCAGGCGGTCTGATCGTGGGCGGCGGCTTCTTCGCCCTGCCCAACCGGCACCCGGAGCCCGAGCGGGGGTACGAGTTCCACCAGGCGGATCTTGATGGCGCCGCCGCGGTCGTGCACTCGCACCCGGACGGAGCGCCGTTTCCGTCCCGTGAGGACATGAAGTCGCAGGTCGCTGTGGGGCTGCCGCACGGCATCGTTCCGATGACGGGAGCGTCCGTTAGTGCGACTGGCGCAGCCGCTCCGGATGAACCACGCGAGGTCGTGGCGGGAGAGCCGTTCTTCTGGCCGGACATGGATCGGCCCTACGTCGGCCGCCCTTACCGTCACGGTGTGACGGATTGCTTCACGCTGGTGCGGGACTGGTATCGGCGCGAGTGCGGGATTGAGCTGCCTCCGGTGGCTTACGAGTGGCGCTGGGACGAGACGTCGCCGGAACTCGACCTTTACTCGTCCTGGCGGAGGCGACTCGGGTGGAGCGCGGTCGATCCGTCGCGGGCGCGGCCGGGCGACATCGTGCTGCTGCGGATGGCCGGCGGCGCGGTGGCGGACCATGCCGGCGTGCTGCTCGAGGACGGGCTGCTGCTGCACCATCCGTCGCTCAAACCGTACGATCCGACGTCCCTGTCGCGCCGGACGCCCCTGAGCCGCCTGGCCCGGTGGATCGTGGAGGTGGCGCGGCCGCTGGAGGCGTCGTCGTGA
- a CDS encoding phage tail protein has translation MITLRLRGSLATCVREHLDDEALGRCGPDEAIVELEARTVAEALSLVGPQAPGFALRWDLGSWRVSVDGRALESAAGLWMRLANRAYVSISPVLAGSGPAWAALPLWAKIVAGVSTVYSVVHAVTQIPSIPDTEHLAEEGQRRTLFSGPVNTVAQGGAVPLIYGRTRVGSTVISGGLSPDRPTGGEYTSPPVIDLGGNAAEGRPDPAEDPRHGITRDVPAPGEASRSRSTLRVVDLLGEGEIEGLADGLESVFIDGVPVETDGELNVKGVSVQERRGLAHGHAEQGALAGFDVTATGLPRSSTKVAHGTPVSQRVPQGYDAARVTLVFPRLVQYDENNRALKTEVEVRIETRPTGQMSWTTVLLQTIRDRSLDRQELSWRVDRPGSVRAKGTWEIRVSRETTDSEPDEASDEVRWERTFGLRDVKQSYPHSAVVGLTMDLSQSEVNPSRREYEVRGRKVMAPLPSMWDPDKPTSESAATYGEGMWDGRLAPRWTNNPAWIAYDLLTDHRGGLGGVPGMAAAAYAARWEFFELARRCDELVPSPESESAMEPRWRFNGVIERREQARKVVDWVLSACRAGALWSSGHASLAVDGDSDVTAALANANVIDGEFEYQGLRWQERYSAVAVTWRDPDDDFRSGIELVVFDDLVAKYGFRQKDVAAVGCTSRGQAHRTGLLLLNEQENESETVKFGMALEGMHLRPGDRVRIADDRRFEQRAGFRIREVDTSVAGQETLTLDTPAPRLAAGGRIVWGEGRSAEVSAAAETLEHEIALGAATAVTSTSADWSFRNDRLPASLGGGNVDRVILYRQGANWTAYVGASLDAGAAWERFAGAVQVAHPTAGTLVLAGPDHPSSAYRDASPPYNWFVGSDDGNEMQTWLAAYEALPAADRGGVTLRLVQPAPVNLQSPRLTTTDVPTGLGVGDLVAEESAVTDWIVTQLTERDKAEVQVEARRHDPEKYKAVEKRRELAPPLRTPVAPMAPPTAVTVAETTYRDRNLVRSQLEIAVRGGDHDSRIARVEYQIRRPKRRATAAEIEAGDWSVLPRGPWQPLRTTPARSIVVRDVALGGYRVRARFLGGRRESDWTRSAHVVADGKTDAGTAPTGLAAEPAIGGYWAHWNPSPDGDYAHTEIYDRAGTPGSPAADVDVSGDNWTLRGKIAGTGLTRADVSGTEALRVAIRHVDTSGLSTEAREVGVEPLEGVSGADGEDGIGYEYVFAAYSEGTLPNAKRPSNNWGYERQGTVDGLTWHDGAPDLTSNTPVLLRAERKVVGAPSPGDAVTDDWSVPTILGRYGEDGVPGEDGEDGRGYEYVFAAYATDTVPASKRPSNNWGYERQGTVDSLTWHDGAPDLTSNTPVLLRAERKLVGTPSPGDAIADDWSVPAVVGRYGEDGVPGADGEDGRGYEYVFAAYADETVPASKRPLNSWGYERQGTVDGLTWHDGAPGLTADAPVLLRAERRLVGTPSPGDTVADDWSVPAVVGRYGDNAGAAALDFAATANASQAQMTWRVPTTDAPDNWRVQFGLPDSTGIINWGTASFLSGSATDHTLTTSALASIVGKRLHARIQAARSTGDGAYILGGAVEDDTVVAGTTLVSPTGGTATAGAGQVALDWNDVANATGYDVERQQSGGRWQRLATGRASSSYTDTGVSNGTSYRYRVRATAGSTVGSWWTSSFVTPNVATSGPGAPRNLSLAADGQNAADGDWDPPTSWGTGSSRTYRYELRQGTTVVSSGTTGTSSRRFTGLSAATSYALKVRCETTHGNSSYVSDSATTAAAPPPPPPPKSWGSWSSTWSKVSDPIEDDFDDASGLAFGRFNSNTESAMPNQPSSGFFMVHQTQISGTSVDLLVAQSIPTTGNNMRNQATDTWIGTNTSYLNQSGLDLNDYRTSSFNFNSALQWFASLSNRPSGAPGTDRGIAFLTWRRDSDDPESGTQTLRVVTSSGIYRKTRRYE, from the coding sequence GTGATCACGTTGCGGTTGCGGGGTTCGCTGGCGACGTGCGTGCGGGAGCACCTGGACGACGAGGCGTTGGGCCGTTGCGGGCCTGACGAGGCGATCGTCGAGCTGGAGGCACGGACGGTCGCGGAAGCGCTGAGTCTCGTGGGGCCCCAGGCGCCGGGCTTCGCGCTGCGCTGGGATCTCGGGAGCTGGCGCGTGTCCGTGGATGGCCGCGCACTCGAGTCGGCGGCGGGGCTCTGGATGCGTCTGGCGAACCGTGCTTACGTCTCGATCTCGCCGGTTCTGGCCGGCTCGGGGCCTGCGTGGGCGGCGTTGCCGCTGTGGGCCAAGATCGTGGCCGGCGTCAGCACTGTGTACTCAGTCGTCCATGCCGTAACGCAGATCCCCTCGATCCCCGACACGGAACACCTGGCGGAGGAGGGCCAGCGCCGGACACTGTTCTCCGGTCCAGTGAACACCGTCGCTCAGGGCGGCGCCGTGCCCTTGATCTACGGCCGGACACGGGTGGGCTCGACCGTGATCTCCGGTGGTCTGTCGCCGGATCGCCCGACCGGCGGCGAGTACACGTCACCACCGGTGATCGACCTGGGCGGAAACGCGGCCGAAGGGCGACCGGATCCAGCGGAGGATCCGCGACACGGCATCACCCGTGACGTACCGGCGCCTGGTGAGGCCTCCCGTTCGCGGTCGACGTTGCGCGTGGTCGATCTGCTTGGCGAGGGGGAGATCGAGGGCCTGGCGGACGGTCTCGAGTCGGTGTTCATCGACGGTGTGCCGGTAGAGACGGACGGTGAACTCAACGTCAAGGGCGTGTCGGTCCAGGAGCGTCGCGGCCTTGCGCACGGCCACGCGGAGCAGGGGGCGCTCGCCGGCTTCGACGTAACGGCAACGGGTTTGCCTCGCTCGAGCACGAAGGTCGCCCATGGGACTCCGGTGTCGCAGCGAGTGCCGCAGGGCTACGACGCGGCTCGGGTGACGCTGGTGTTTCCGCGGCTCGTGCAGTACGACGAGAACAACCGCGCGCTTAAGACGGAAGTCGAGGTTCGGATCGAGACGCGGCCGACGGGCCAGATGTCGTGGACCACCGTGCTCCTGCAGACGATCAGGGACCGATCTCTGGACAGGCAGGAGTTGTCCTGGCGGGTCGACCGTCCTGGGAGCGTTCGGGCGAAGGGAACATGGGAGATCCGAGTATCGCGGGAGACTACCGACTCGGAGCCGGACGAGGCGTCGGACGAAGTGCGGTGGGAGCGCACGTTCGGCCTGCGGGACGTGAAGCAGTCGTATCCGCACTCTGCCGTTGTCGGCCTGACGATGGACCTTAGCCAATCCGAGGTGAACCCGAGCAGGCGGGAGTACGAAGTCCGAGGCCGGAAGGTGATGGCGCCGCTGCCGTCCATGTGGGATCCGGACAAGCCGACATCGGAGTCGGCGGCGACCTACGGCGAGGGGATGTGGGATGGCAGATTGGCGCCCCGGTGGACGAACAATCCGGCATGGATCGCCTATGACCTGCTGACGGATCACCGCGGCGGCCTCGGGGGCGTTCCCGGGATGGCGGCCGCTGCGTACGCCGCCCGGTGGGAGTTCTTCGAGTTGGCGAGGCGCTGCGACGAGCTCGTGCCGTCTCCGGAGAGTGAGTCGGCAATGGAGCCACGGTGGCGCTTCAACGGCGTGATCGAGCGCCGGGAGCAGGCGCGGAAGGTCGTGGACTGGGTCCTGTCCGCCTGCCGGGCCGGCGCGCTGTGGAGCTCGGGTCATGCGTCTCTGGCGGTCGACGGCGACAGCGACGTGACGGCGGCGTTGGCCAACGCGAACGTGATCGACGGCGAGTTCGAGTACCAGGGTCTGCGGTGGCAGGAGCGCTACTCGGCGGTGGCGGTGACCTGGCGGGACCCGGACGACGACTTCCGGTCCGGGATCGAGCTGGTGGTGTTCGACGATCTGGTTGCGAAGTACGGGTTCCGTCAGAAGGACGTTGCGGCCGTGGGCTGCACGTCGCGCGGGCAGGCTCACCGGACGGGGCTGCTGCTGCTGAACGAGCAGGAGAACGAGTCGGAGACCGTGAAGTTCGGCATGGCGCTTGAGGGGATGCACCTGCGCCCCGGCGATCGCGTGCGGATTGCCGACGACCGGCGCTTCGAGCAGCGGGCTGGTTTCCGGATCCGCGAGGTGGACACGTCGGTCGCCGGCCAGGAGACGCTGACGCTCGACACGCCGGCGCCGCGGCTGGCTGCCGGTGGCCGGATCGTCTGGGGCGAGGGCCGTTCGGCTGAGGTGTCGGCGGCGGCGGAGACTCTGGAGCACGAGATCGCGCTGGGCGCGGCCACCGCAGTGACGTCGACCAGCGCGGACTGGTCGTTCCGCAATGACCGGTTGCCAGCCTCGCTGGGCGGCGGCAACGTGGACAGGGTGATTCTGTACCGGCAGGGTGCCAACTGGACCGCGTACGTGGGCGCCTCTCTCGACGCGGGCGCGGCGTGGGAGCGCTTCGCTGGTGCGGTCCAGGTTGCGCACCCTACCGCTGGCACGTTGGTGCTTGCGGGGCCTGACCATCCCTCGAGCGCCTACCGGGATGCGTCGCCGCCCTACAACTGGTTCGTGGGCAGCGATGACGGAAACGAGATGCAGACCTGGTTGGCGGCGTACGAGGCGCTGCCGGCAGCGGATCGAGGCGGCGTGACGCTACGTCTGGTTCAGCCCGCTCCGGTGAATCTGCAGTCTCCGCGCCTCACGACGACAGACGTACCGACGGGCCTCGGGGTCGGCGACCTGGTGGCGGAAGAGTCGGCAGTGACGGACTGGATCGTGACCCAACTGACCGAGCGGGACAAGGCCGAAGTGCAGGTCGAAGCGCGGCGCCACGACCCGGAGAAGTACAAGGCGGTCGAAAAGCGACGGGAGTTGGCGCCGCCGTTGCGCACCCCGGTGGCGCCGATGGCGCCGCCGACGGCCGTCACGGTGGCCGAAACGACCTACCGGGACCGGAACCTGGTGCGGAGTCAGCTCGAGATCGCCGTCCGCGGCGGGGATCACGATTCGCGGATCGCGCGTGTGGAGTACCAGATCCGGCGGCCGAAGCGCCGGGCGACAGCGGCCGAGATCGAGGCTGGAGACTGGTCTGTGCTGCCCAGAGGCCCGTGGCAGCCGCTTCGCACAACGCCTGCGCGGAGCATCGTCGTTCGCGATGTCGCCCTGGGTGGCTACCGAGTGCGGGCGCGCTTCCTGGGAGGCCGCCGCGAGTCGGATTGGACGCGGAGCGCGCACGTGGTCGCAGACGGAAAGACGGACGCGGGTACGGCACCAACCGGCCTTGCGGCGGAGCCGGCTATCGGTGGCTACTGGGCGCACTGGAATCCCTCGCCCGATGGGGACTACGCTCACACGGAGATCTACGACCGAGCGGGCACGCCTGGCTCGCCGGCTGCCGACGTGGATGTCTCCGGAGACAACTGGACGTTGCGCGGAAAGATCGCGGGCACGGGACTCACACGCGCGGACGTGTCAGGCACGGAGGCACTTCGGGTGGCGATTCGGCATGTGGACACGTCCGGCTTGTCTACTGAAGCGCGCGAAGTCGGTGTGGAACCGTTGGAAGGCGTGTCCGGCGCCGATGGTGAGGACGGGATCGGATACGAGTATGTGTTCGCGGCGTACAGCGAGGGCACGTTGCCGAACGCCAAGCGGCCTTCCAACAACTGGGGATACGAGCGGCAGGGCACGGTGGACGGCTTGACATGGCACGACGGCGCTCCGGATCTGACTTCGAACACGCCGGTGCTTCTGCGCGCGGAGAGGAAGGTGGTTGGAGCGCCGTCACCGGGCGATGCGGTGACGGACGACTGGAGCGTGCCGACGATCCTGGGTCGTTACGGCGAGGACGGGGTTCCCGGCGAGGACGGGGAAGATGGTCGCGGCTACGAATACGTGTTCGCAGCCTACGCGACGGATACCGTGCCGGCCTCGAAGCGGCCTTCCAACAACTGGGGATACGAGCGGCAGGGCACTGTGGACAGCTTGACATGGCACGACGGCGCTCCCGATCTGACTTCGAACACGCCGGTGCTTCTGCGGGCAGAGAGGAAACTGGTTGGTACGCCGTCCCCGGGAGACGCGATAGCGGACGATTGGAGCGTGCCCGCCGTCGTGGGCAGGTATGGAGAAGATGGCGTTCCAGGCGCGGACGGCGAAGATGGTCGCGGGTACGAGTACGTGTTCGCCGCCTACGCGGACGAGACGGTGCCGGCTTCGAAGCGGCCTCTGAATAGTTGGGGATACGAGCGGCAGGGCACCGTGGACGGTCTGACGTGGCACGACGGCGCTCCCGGGCTGACGGCGGACGCGCCAGTGCTCTTGCGAGCGGAGAGGAGGTTGGTCGGTACGCCGTCCCCGGGCGACACCGTGGCGGACGATTGGAGCGTACCCGCCGTCGTAGGCAGGTACGGGGACAATGCCGGAGCTGCCGCCCTGGACTTTGCCGCAACGGCGAACGCATCACAGGCCCAAATGACGTGGAGGGTCCCTACTACCGATGCGCCGGACAACTGGCGAGTGCAGTTCGGCCTGCCTGACTCGACCGGGATCATCAACTGGGGAACGGCGAGCTTCCTTTCGGGAAGTGCCACGGATCACACGCTCACAACTTCGGCGTTGGCATCGATCGTAGGAAAGCGACTCCACGCGCGCATCCAGGCGGCACGCTCAACGGGCGACGGGGCGTACATTCTCGGTGGTGCGGTAGAGGACGACACCGTCGTGGCGGGCACGACCTTGGTGAGTCCGACGGGCGGCACGGCGACGGCTGGCGCCGGGCAGGTGGCACTCGATTGGAATGATGTCGCCAACGCGACAGGGTACGACGTCGAACGGCAGCAGTCCGGGGGACGGTGGCAGCGGCTGGCGACTGGCCGCGCGTCCTCAAGCTACACCGACACCGGGGTGTCAAACGGCACGAGCTACCGCTATCGCGTACGGGCGACTGCCGGGTCGACCGTCGGAAGCTGGTGGACCTCGAGCTTCGTCACTCCGAACGTGGCCACGTCGGGTCCGGGAGCCCCGCGAAACCTCAGCTTGGCGGCCGACGGACAGAATGCGGCGGACGGCGACTGGGATCCGCCAACCTCCTGGGGTACCGGATCGAGCCGAACGTATCGCTACGAACTCCGGCAGGGGACCACCGTCGTTTCGTCTGGCACTACAGGAACGAGTTCGCGGCGCTTCACTGGTCTCTCTGCCGCGACCTCCTACGCACTAAAGGTGCGGTGCGAGACGACCCATGGCAACAGCAGCTACGTCTCGGATAGCGCGACGACCGCCGCGGCGCCGCCCCCGCCGCCGCCCCCGAAGAGTTGGGGAAGTTGGAGTAGTACGTGGTCCAAGGTGAGCGACCCGATCGAGGACGACTTCGACGACGCGAGCGGCCTTGCCTTCGGGCGCTTCAACAGCAACACCGAGAGTGCGATGCCCAATCAACCGTCGAGCGGCTTCTTCATGGTGCACCAGACTCAGATTTCGGGCACTTCGGTCGATCTTCTGGTGGCACAGTCCATCCCGACGACGGGCAACAACATGAGGAATCAAGCGACCGACACATGGATCGGCACAAACACGAGCTACCTGAACCAGAGCGGCCTTGATCTCAATGACTACCGCACGTCGTCTTTCAATTTCAACTCGGCACTCCAGTGGTTCGCGTCTCTTTCGAACCGCCCAAGCGGAGCTCCCGGGACCGACCGAGGCATCGCCTTCTTGACCTGGCGACGTGACAGCGATGATCCAGAGAGCGGCACACAGACGCTGCGCGTCGTGACTTCCTCAGGGATCTACCGGAAGACCCGGAGGTACGAGTGA
- a CDS encoding phage minor tail protein L encodes MKERLQLMSPVAVEAGRMDAGPIVDLFTVRYLDDTGRERVERYTTGPAATASVMYGGQEYRPLPIALEGAGFSASGAAARPTLRVSLLDRTAAPAGWHGARIDRVRTLARYLDGASEADSSRHWPRESWVVDRLSREAREEVVWQLSSPLDLEQSMIPRRQVLRDVCQWQYRRRVGDAWEDPPVEDGCPYRGRNAAGGPYWNAGDEEVSEAAEDVCSRRLSGCRLRFGEHGVLPFGGFAGVSQVRR; translated from the coding sequence ATGAAGGAGCGACTTCAGCTCATGAGTCCGGTTGCGGTCGAGGCGGGCCGGATGGACGCGGGTCCGATCGTGGACCTGTTCACCGTGCGCTACCTCGACGACACGGGCAGGGAGCGCGTGGAGCGGTACACGACGGGTCCCGCCGCCACGGCGTCGGTGATGTATGGCGGCCAGGAGTACCGGCCGCTGCCTATCGCGCTCGAGGGCGCCGGGTTCAGTGCGTCGGGGGCCGCGGCGCGGCCCACGCTGCGCGTATCGCTGCTCGACCGCACGGCTGCCCCCGCGGGCTGGCACGGCGCGAGGATCGATCGCGTACGGACTCTGGCGAGGTATCTGGACGGCGCTTCGGAGGCTGACTCGTCGCGCCACTGGCCGCGGGAGTCCTGGGTGGTCGACCGGCTGTCGCGCGAGGCGCGGGAAGAGGTCGTCTGGCAGCTCTCGTCACCGCTCGATCTGGAGCAGTCGATGATTCCGCGCCGCCAGGTGTTGCGCGACGTCTGCCAGTGGCAGTACCGGCGCCGCGTGGGGGACGCCTGGGAGGATCCGCCCGTTGAAGACGGCTGCCCGTACCGGGGCCGGAACGCCGCCGGCGGTCCTTACTGGAACGCCGGCGATGAGGAGGTGTCGGAAGCGGCAGAGGACGTGTGTTCGCGCCGGCTGTCGGGGTGCAGGCTGCGGTTTGGAGAGCACGGCGTACTGCCGTTCGGCGGCTTCGCCGGGGTGTCGCAGGTGCGACGATGA